A genomic segment from Propioniciclava sp. MC1595 encodes:
- a CDS encoding class F sortase, with translation MSQRPLPVRVAAASAAALSAGALAWYLPDLGAALTAPRTGTFAVSDMPSASPTPVAVTVEAGPSPGPVPRVGVRSADLAALPSVDNGLVPTRVVVAGGEVDLPVVPAGVDEAGAMAVPAGSFTAAWYRFGPGAGASEGAAVVAAHVSSRADGRGPFSRLVALQPGARVDLFTDQGAVTYEVVSVEQVAKLSLDTASLFDRAGGHRLHLVTCGGRYDRSTNAYEDNVVVVARPVA, from the coding sequence GTGAGCCAGCGCCCACTCCCGGTGAGGGTGGCCGCCGCTTCGGCGGCCGCCCTCTCGGCCGGGGCCCTCGCCTGGTACCTGCCCGACCTCGGGGCCGCCCTCACGGCGCCCCGCACCGGCACCTTCGCCGTGAGCGACATGCCCTCGGCCAGTCCGACCCCCGTTGCTGTCACGGTGGAGGCGGGGCCGAGCCCCGGCCCGGTGCCACGGGTCGGTGTCCGCAGCGCCGACTTGGCCGCGCTGCCCAGCGTGGACAACGGGTTGGTCCCGACGCGGGTCGTCGTGGCCGGCGGCGAGGTCGACCTTCCTGTCGTCCCGGCCGGGGTCGACGAGGCGGGCGCCATGGCGGTTCCGGCGGGTTCGTTCACGGCCGCGTGGTACCGGTTCGGTCCCGGGGCCGGCGCTTCGGAGGGTGCGGCCGTCGTGGCAGCGCACGTCTCCTCCCGTGCCGATGGGCGGGGGCCCTTCTCCCGCCTGGTGGCTTTGCAGCCCGGCGCTCGCGTGGACCTCTTCACCGACCAGGGCGCCGTCACCTACGAGGTGGTCTCCGTCGAGCAGGTGGCGAAGCTGTCCCTCGACACCGCCAGCCTCTTCGACCGGGCCGGTGGACACCGGCTGCACCTCGTCACGTGCGGGGGGCGCTACGACCGTTCGACGAACGCGTACGAGGACAACGTCGTGGTTGTCGCACGCCCGGTCGCCTGA